The following DNA comes from Novosphingobium sp. THN1.
CTCAGGACCGTGGCCGCCAACAAGCCCTATCTCATACTGCTCGCCACCAGTTTCCTTTCGAACATCGGCCAGGCGGCGAGCTATACCGTGATCGGCTTCGTCTTCCTCTATGCCGTGCAGGCGATCTGGCTGATCCCGGTGTTCATTCTGTGCATGTCTGCCGCCAGCCTTGCCGCGCAGCCGCTGTGGTTATGGCTGCCGCGCCGCATCGGCAAGCCGCGCGCCTATGTCGCCGCCTCGCTGGTGTGGGCGGCGGTGACGGTGACGTGGCTGTGGGTCGGCAAGGGCGGCGCTGATGTGGCGACACTTCCTGGCGGGCAGCCTGTCAATACCGAACACCTGCTGATCCTGTTGCGAGCCGTGGTGATCGGCTCGGTCAACGGCGGCTTCATCCTGCTGGCCCTTTCGATGATGACCGATACTGTTGATCATCAGCGCCGTATGCAGGGCGTTGCCAACGAGGGTGTGTTTGCCGGCCTGTTCTCTGCCATGGAGAAGCTGGCCTTCGCGCTTGGTCCGGTCATCGCCGGGATCGTGATGAGCGCGTTCGGCTTCGTATCGTCTACTGGCGGTGCCAGCGCACAAGGCAGCAGCGCGATTTTCGGGATCGTGCTGCTTTACAGCGCGATCCCGGCAAGCCTGCAGGTGATCGCGCTGCTGGTGTTCAGCCGCTACCGATTGCCTGCTACTGCCTGAGCCCCTGGATCAGCGTGTTCGGCAGGAACGCGTTATCCCATTCCGGGCTGCCGTTCTTGGGCGCAGGTGGCGTCGCGCCGACGCGCAGTACGATCAGCCGATGTCTCGGGCTGATAGCGACCTGCTGGTTCGAATTGCCATCGAACATGAACAGATCCGGATCGAGGAATGGTTCAGAGTGGAGAACCTGCGGCCCAAGCATCCCCGGCGCACCGAATGGGCGACGCTGCCGATAGGGTGAGCCTAGCCAGATACCCAGACCGAAGTTCGGATTCGCTTCGGTCCCCTTGCGCATTTCCGCGACATAGCCCTCGGGCAGCAGGCGCTTGCCGTTCCACACGCCATCCTGCAGCAGGAGAACGGCAAATCGCAGATAGGTGTCGGCCGGCATGGTCGAACAGCAGCCTGAATGAGCAAGACCGCCTAATTTGCCTACCCAGATCGTTCCACCTTGCGCGCCAAGCGGAAGGAGCACCTCGCGGCCGACCCAGTCTCCATAGCGCATGCCCGTCGCACCTTCGATGACCATGGCGATCGTATCGCTGGGCGCGTTGGCGTAGGAATAGTGCTTCCCGGGCTCATGCGGCATCGGATAAAGGTCGATGATCTTTTCGCCGAAGTTCTCATCGAGCAGCACGCGGTTGTAAGGATGCTCTGGTTCGGCGCTAAACCCCTGGTCGAGCATACCCGAACGCATGTCGAGCAGGTATCGGATCGTGATCCTTTCCTTTGGCGTCCCCTTGGCGCGCGGAATGAAGTCGGCAATTGACTGATCGATCGAGCGGATCTTGCCCAGAGCCAGCGCGCGGCCGACGGCCAGCGCGGTGAGCGGCTTCGACAGGGATTTGGACGTGATTGGCGTCTTTTCCGTGACGCCAGGCGCATACCACTGGGACACGAGCTTACCGTCGTGCCAAACCATGAAGGCGCTTGAATTCATCAGCTCGGCATAAGCGCGCGCCTTTTCAACCGAACCCGGCGAGAGTGCGCTGCGGGCGAGTGAAATCTTCGGCAGTGGCTTCCAGTTCTGTGCGCCGACAAGCGGCTCGGTCGGTTCGTAGGGCAGGTTGCCCGGATCCTTCAGGAACACTGCAAGGCGCTCTCGGTAGATCTCTTCGCTGTCACGGGCATCTGACCGTGCAGACGCAGTTGCCGTGATCAGGGCGCAAGCGAGCCCCGTTTGCGCAATTCGCCATCCGCTACGAATAGAAACCATCGCTATTCTCCCCGCCTGTCGGAGCGGAATAAGTCTACCGCAGGGTCGGTCATTGTTGTCGATGCCGGTTTTTCTGCTGCAGTGATGCCCGTTTTCCTGCCTCTGAACCTCATATCACCGCAAGGCGGATAGTTTGGCGGCTTTGCCGACGCACAAGTGCGGCCCGGTCCATACCCCGTACCAGAAGTTAGATTGGAGTCCGCTGGATATGACAGGGGTTGAACGGTGCCAGGTGGCGATTGTCGGAGCCGGTCCCGTGGGGACGGTTCTGGCCACGCTGCTTGCCCAGGCGGGGGTGGATGTCGTCGTGCTCGAATCGGGCGAGGACTGTGCGCAGGATCTGCGCGCGTCGACGTTCCACCCGCCGACGCTCGAAATGCTCGATACCATTGGCATCACGCCGATGTTGCTGGAAAAGGGCCTGAAGGCGCCGGTCTATCACTGGCGGGATCGTACCACCGGAGAGGTGATCGATTTCGACCTCAGCGAGATCGAGGACGTCACCCGCTATCCCTTCCGCATCCAGTGCGAACAGTACCACCTGTCTCGCGCTTTGGCAGCGGGCCTGGAAAAGTTCTCGAACGCCAAGATGCACTTCAGCACGCGCCTGCTTACCTTCAAGCAGGACGAAAGCGGCGTCGATCTCTGGGCCGAAACGCCCTATGGCATCAATCGCCTGCGTGCCGATTATCTGGTCGGCGCCGATGGTGCCAACTCGATCGTGCGCAAGTGGCTTGGGATCGAGTTCGACGGGTTTACCTATCCCGAACGCTTCCTGTGCCTGTCGACCGACCTTGAACTGGCCGATCACCTGCCGAACCTGGCCTACGTTAACTACGTGTCGGATCCGAAGGAGTGGCTGGTGCTGCTGCGCGTGCCATCGTTGTGGCGCGTGCTGGTGCCAACCGATGGCTCGCTCAGCGACGAAGAGCTGCGTTCCGACAGGATCAAGAACGGCATCTTCGATCGGCTCGTAGGCGATGGCGCTGCGGTTAGGACCGAGCATCGCACGCTCTATCGCGTGCACCAGCGCGTGGCCAAGTCGTTCCGCGAAGGCCGCGTCATGCTGGTCGGCGATGCCGCGCACCTCAACAATCCGCTTGGCGGCTTCGGCATGAACTCGGGCGTCCACGATGCCTTCAACCTGTTCGAAAAGCTCGAGCCGGTGCTGAAGGGCAAGGCCGCGATGGAGCCAAGCCTTGCGCTCTACGATCGCCAGCGCCGTGAGGTGACGCACAGCTTCACCCAGATGCAGACCAAGGAAAACATGGCCTTCATCAAGGGCGGACAGGACGGAGCGCACGAAGCGCGCCGTGCCAAGATGCTGGAAATCAAGAACAACGACGAAACCCGCCGCAACTACCTGATGCGGCAAGCCATGTTCGACAGCCTCGCCCAGGCGGCTGCGATCGTATGATGCGAAGCGGCGTCGCGGTGGTGGGACTGCGGCGCGGCTTTTTCCGGAGACAAATCCAATGGTTGACGTCCAGGGTTACCGCGCCTGCCTCGGCGTGATTGCCCCTTCCACCAACACCACCGTCCAGCCCGACATGGAGCGCATGCGCCCTGCCGGCGTGACCAATCACTTCTCCCGCATTTTCGTCGAAGACCCGGTCGCCCTCTCGAACGAGGATTTCATCGCCGGCACCACCGCGATTGCCGAAAACACGATGGACGCGGTGCGCTCGGCGATGACACTGCGTCCCGAATACCTCGTGCTCGGCATGTCGGCCATCACGTTCTACGGCGGGGTCGAGGGCGGCAAGAAGTTCAAGGCCGAAGTCGAGGAACTTGCAGGCGTTGGCGCGTCGACCGGCTCGGAATCGATCGCCGCAGCGCTTCATGCCTATGGCAACGTCAAGACGGTGAGCTTCGTCTCACCCTATTACCCGGTCGCCAATGCCGAAGTGCGCCGCTTCCTTGAGGAATCCGGTTTCTCGGTGGTGCGGGACGTGCCCCTGCAGTGCAAGCGGTGGACCGACATCGCCAAGGTAACGCCGCAGCGTCTGCGCGAGGTGATCGACCATCTCAACGGTAGCGACGTCGACGCAATCGTGCAGGTCGGCACGAACCTCTCGATGGTCAGCCTCGCGGCGGAGTACGAACTCAAGCTCGACAAGCCGGTGATCGCGATCAACACCGCGACTTACTGGCACGCCCTGCGTACCCTGGGCATCACCGACCGGATCGAAGGCCTCGGAAGACTCCTCTCCGAGTTCTGAGGCCACGGGTGCGCGCGCGGTTCTCCCTCCGCAGACGCGCACCCTCCCCGGTCTTCAGCGATTGACCTTCACAGAAATCGGCTGTCGCTGCGCGTCGAGGGCAACGACAAGATCGGCCCGCGCCGGCATTTCTTCGAGAATGTGGCGCGTGATCCGTTCGTAGAACATCACGAAACGTTCAACGGCCCTCCGGTCCATCAGGCCT
Coding sequences within:
- a CDS encoding MFS transporter, which translates into the protein MNASLAAKSTLPDEVPTGVVLRYGVGQLGAQVFRDTPAVLLPLFMTTMLGVPAWLAGLVVLLPKLWLIVCDPLVGAWSDRMKTAIGRTPFLIAGAVGTTLGFIALFTFTEYPSPYIAAAAICALFFLASTAFSIYSVPYLAIAAELSSDPHQRNRIMVLRMFFATLGVLVGVGLAQPIVMHFGGGASGWHAMSWIFGVLCLVSMLTTASGLRKVSLINAGAVPGSLLDQLRTVAANKPYLILLATSFLSNIGQAASYTVIGFVFLYAVQAIWLIPVFILCMSAASLAAQPLWLWLPRRIGKPRAYVAASLVWAAVTVTWLWVGKGGADVATLPGGQPVNTEHLLILLRAVVIGSVNGGFILLALSMMTDTVDHQRRMQGVANEGVFAGLFSAMEKLAFALGPVIAGIVMSAFGFVSSTGGASAQGSSAIFGIVLLYSAIPASLQVIALLVFSRYRLPATA
- a CDS encoding serine hydrolase, with the translated sequence MVSIRSGWRIAQTGLACALITATASARSDARDSEEIYRERLAVFLKDPGNLPYEPTEPLVGAQNWKPLPKISLARSALSPGSVEKARAYAELMNSSAFMVWHDGKLVSQWYAPGVTEKTPITSKSLSKPLTALAVGRALALGKIRSIDQSIADFIPRAKGTPKERITIRYLLDMRSGMLDQGFSAEPEHPYNRVLLDENFGEKIIDLYPMPHEPGKHYSYANAPSDTIAMVIEGATGMRYGDWVGREVLLPLGAQGGTIWVGKLGGLAHSGCCSTMPADTYLRFAVLLLQDGVWNGKRLLPEGYVAEMRKGTEANPNFGLGIWLGSPYRQRRPFGAPGMLGPQVLHSEPFLDPDLFMFDGNSNQQVAISPRHRLIVLRVGATPPAPKNGSPEWDNAFLPNTLIQGLRQ
- a CDS encoding NAD(P)/FAD-dependent oxidoreductase, giving the protein MTGVERCQVAIVGAGPVGTVLATLLAQAGVDVVVLESGEDCAQDLRASTFHPPTLEMLDTIGITPMLLEKGLKAPVYHWRDRTTGEVIDFDLSEIEDVTRYPFRIQCEQYHLSRALAAGLEKFSNAKMHFSTRLLTFKQDESGVDLWAETPYGINRLRADYLVGADGANSIVRKWLGIEFDGFTYPERFLCLSTDLELADHLPNLAYVNYVSDPKEWLVLLRVPSLWRVLVPTDGSLSDEELRSDRIKNGIFDRLVGDGAAVRTEHRTLYRVHQRVAKSFREGRVMLVGDAAHLNNPLGGFGMNSGVHDAFNLFEKLEPVLKGKAAMEPSLALYDRQRREVTHSFTQMQTKENMAFIKGGQDGAHEARRAKMLEIKNNDETRRNYLMRQAMFDSLAQAAAIV
- a CDS encoding arylmalonate decarboxylase, giving the protein MVDVQGYRACLGVIAPSTNTTVQPDMERMRPAGVTNHFSRIFVEDPVALSNEDFIAGTTAIAENTMDAVRSAMTLRPEYLVLGMSAITFYGGVEGGKKFKAEVEELAGVGASTGSESIAAALHAYGNVKTVSFVSPYYPVANAEVRRFLEESGFSVVRDVPLQCKRWTDIAKVTPQRLREVIDHLNGSDVDAIVQVGTNLSMVSLAAEYELKLDKPVIAINTATYWHALRTLGITDRIEGLGRLLSEF